The following proteins are encoded in a genomic region of uncultured Vibrio sp.:
- the trpB gene encoding tryptophan synthase subunit beta, with protein MAKLNAYFGEYGGQYVPQILVPALEQLEQAFIDAQEDPEFRSEFMTLLQEYAGRPTALTLTRNLTKGTKTKLYLKREDLLHGGAHKTNQVLGQALLAKRMGKTEIIAETGAGQHGVATALACALLGLKCRVYMGAKDVERQSPNVFRMKLMGAEVIPVHSGSATLKDACNEALRDWSATYEDAHYLLGTAAGPHPFPTIVREFQRMIGEETKNQILAREGRLPDAVIACVGGGSNAIGMFADFIEEESVRLIGVEPAGKGIDTDQHGAPLKHGKTGIYFGMKAPIMQDENGQIEESYSVSAGLDFPSVGPQHAYLNSIGRAEYANVTDDEALDAFQEIARSEGIIAALESSHALAHALRMARENPEKEQLLVVNLSGRGDKDIFTVNAILEEKGVI; from the coding sequence ATGGCAAAACTGAATGCCTACTTTGGCGAATATGGCGGTCAGTACGTTCCGCAAATCCTGGTTCCTGCATTGGAGCAACTAGAGCAAGCGTTTATTGATGCGCAGGAAGATCCAGAGTTCCGTAGTGAATTCATGACACTTCTGCAGGAATACGCAGGTCGCCCTACGGCACTGACGCTTACTCGAAACTTAACCAAAGGTACAAAAACAAAACTGTACCTAAAGCGTGAAGACTTACTCCACGGCGGCGCACACAAAACTAATCAGGTGCTAGGTCAGGCTCTACTGGCTAAGCGCATGGGCAAAACAGAAATCATCGCTGAAACCGGTGCGGGTCAACACGGTGTTGCAACCGCACTTGCATGTGCGCTACTTGGTCTGAAATGTCGTGTGTATATGGGTGCTAAAGACGTTGAGCGTCAAAGCCCGAACGTGTTCCGCATGAAACTCATGGGCGCTGAAGTCATTCCGGTTCATTCTGGTTCGGCAACCCTTAAAGATGCATGTAATGAAGCACTACGTGACTGGTCTGCAACTTATGAAGATGCGCACTACCTATTAGGTACGGCTGCGGGCCCTCACCCGTTCCCGACTATCGTTCGTGAGTTCCAGCGTATGATTGGTGAAGAAACCAAGAACCAGATTCTGGCTCGTGAAGGACGTCTTCCAGATGCAGTTATCGCTTGTGTGGGCGGTGGCTCTAACGCCATTGGTATGTTTGCTGATTTTATCGAAGAAGAAAGTGTGCGCCTTATCGGTGTTGAACCGGCAGGTAAAGGTATTGATACCGACCAACACGGTGCGCCTTTGAAACACGGTAAGACAGGCATTTATTTCGGTATGAAAGCGCCAATCATGCAAGATGAAAACGGACAGATCGAAGAGTCCTACTCCGTTTCTGCTGGTCTTGATTTTCCATCTGTCGGGCCTCAGCACGCTTACTTGAATTCGATTGGCCGTGCGGAATACGCCAATGTAACCGATGATGAAGCCTTGGATGCTTTCCAGGAAATTGCGCGTAGTGAAGGTATCATTGCGGCACTTGAATCGTCTCACGCACTTGCACACGCGTTGCGTATGGCTCGCGAAAATCCAGAAAAAGAGCAGCTTTTAGTCGTCAACTTATCCGGTCGTGGTGACAAAGACATCTTCACCGTA
- the trpCF gene encoding bifunctional indole-3-glycerol-phosphate synthase TrpC/phosphoribosylanthranilate isomerase TrpF, which translates to MTDFNTQKADNLSEHVSKKEADMAEVLAKIVRDKTTWVAERKASQHLSTFQSDLEPSDRSFYDALKNDKTVFITECKKASPSKGLIRDDFDLDYIASVYNNHADAISVLTDEKYFQGNFDFLPQVRNQVTQPVICKDFMVDTYQVYLARHYGADAILLMLSVLNDEEYKALAEVAHNLNMGILTEVSNEEELHRAVDLGALVIGINNRNLRDLSTDLNRTKELAPLIRKLAPEATVISESGIYTHQQVRDLAAYADGFLIGSSLMSEDNLELAVRKVTLGENKVCGLTHPDDAAKAYKAGAVFGGLIFVEQSKRTVDLETARLTMSGAPLQYVGVFQNHEIDFVAAIVTSLGLKAVQLHGVEDQSYVNQLKAELPAGVEIWKAYGVKESAPTLLAENVDRHLLDAQVGNQSGGTGQVFDWSLIGDPSQIMLAGGLSPENAQRAASLGCLGLDLNSGVESAPGKKDAQKLQAAFNAIRNY; encoded by the coding sequence ATGACGGATTTCAACACTCAAAAAGCTGACAACCTTTCTGAGCACGTGTCAAAAAAAGAAGCAGATATGGCGGAAGTACTCGCTAAGATTGTTCGCGACAAAACTACGTGGGTCGCAGAGCGCAAAGCTTCTCAGCATTTGAGTACTTTCCAATCCGATTTAGAGCCTTCAGATCGTAGTTTCTACGATGCGCTCAAAAATGATAAAACCGTGTTTATTACTGAGTGTAAAAAAGCCTCTCCTTCGAAAGGGCTCATCAGAGACGACTTCGACTTGGACTACATTGCGTCGGTTTACAACAATCATGCGGATGCCATTTCCGTTTTAACTGACGAAAAATACTTTCAGGGTAACTTCGACTTTCTTCCGCAAGTGCGCAATCAGGTCACTCAGCCTGTGATTTGTAAAGATTTCATGGTGGACACGTACCAAGTTTACCTGGCACGTCATTATGGTGCGGACGCCATCTTGTTGATGCTGTCTGTGCTTAACGATGAAGAGTACAAAGCATTAGCCGAAGTGGCACACAACCTCAACATGGGTATTCTGACAGAAGTCAGCAACGAAGAAGAGCTGCATCGCGCGGTTGATTTGGGTGCGCTTGTTATCGGTATCAACAACCGTAACCTGCGCGACTTGAGTACTGACCTTAACCGCACCAAAGAACTGGCACCTTTGATCCGAAAACTCGCGCCAGAAGCGACTGTTATTTCAGAGTCAGGTATATACACCCACCAGCAAGTCCGAGATTTAGCGGCTTATGCTGACGGATTCCTGATTGGTAGCTCGCTGATGTCAGAAGACAATCTGGAGCTCGCGGTTCGCAAGGTGACATTGGGTGAAAATAAGGTTTGTGGTTTGACCCACCCTGACGATGCTGCAAAAGCGTATAAAGCGGGAGCGGTATTTGGCGGGCTGATTTTTGTTGAACAGTCTAAGCGAACCGTGGATTTAGAAACGGCTCGACTCACAATGAGTGGCGCGCCACTTCAATACGTAGGCGTGTTCCAAAATCATGAGATTGATTTTGTGGCTGCCATTGTGACATCGCTTGGTTTAAAAGCCGTTCAATTACATGGCGTTGAAGATCAAAGCTACGTCAACCAGTTAAAAGCTGAACTTCCTGCTGGCGTTGAAATTTGGAAAGCGTATGGCGTCAAAGAGAGCGCGCCAACTTTGCTTGCTGAAAACGTTGATCGCCATCTATTGGATGCACAAGTAGGGAATCAATCTGGTGGTACCGGACAAGTTTTCGACTGGTCTCTTATCGGCGACCCAAGCCAAATCATGTTAGCAGGTGGACTGTCGCCTGAGAATGCTCAACGAGCAGCGTCACTAGGTTGCTTGGGATTAGATTTAAACTCTGGTGTAGAAAGCGCGCCAGGTAAAAAAGATGCACAGAAGTTGCAGGCCGCGTTTAACGCAATTCGCAACTACTAG
- the trpD gene encoding anthranilate phosphoribosyltransferase produces MEAIINKLYDQQSLTQEESQQLFDTIIRGELDPILMASALTALKIKGETPDEIAGAAKALLANAKPFPRPDYDFADIVGTGGDGHDTINISTTAAFVAAACGLKVAKHGNRSVSSKSGSSDLLDSFGINLAMSPDDTRKAIDDIGVAFLFAPQYHGGVRHAMPVRQTMKTRTIFNILGPLINPAHPNIELMGVYSEELVRPIAETMLQMGMKRAAVVHGSGLDEVAIHGPTTVAEIKDGQIVEYTLSPDDFGLETHPLAAIKGGDPEENKAIITNILTGKGTDAQLGAVAANVALLMRLFGHEDLKANTQQAIEAMNSGKAYQLVQQLAAHA; encoded by the coding sequence ATGGAAGCGATTATCAACAAACTATACGATCAACAGTCTCTTACTCAAGAAGAAAGCCAGCAATTGTTCGATACCATTATCCGTGGTGAGCTCGATCCAATTTTGATGGCATCGGCGCTAACAGCGCTAAAGATTAAAGGCGAAACGCCAGACGAAATTGCTGGTGCGGCAAAAGCCCTGCTTGCCAACGCAAAACCGTTCCCGCGTCCAGACTATGACTTTGCCGATATCGTCGGTACTGGTGGCGATGGACACGATACCATCAACATTTCCACCACCGCAGCCTTTGTCGCGGCAGCATGTGGCCTAAAGGTAGCGAAACACGGTAACCGCAGTGTATCGAGTAAATCCGGTTCTTCTGATCTACTGGACTCTTTTGGTATCAACCTTGCTATGAGCCCTGACGACACTCGTAAAGCCATTGATGACATCGGCGTTGCTTTTCTGTTTGCCCCTCAATACCACGGTGGCGTGCGTCATGCGATGCCAGTACGTCAAACGATGAAAACACGCACGATCTTCAATATTCTCGGCCCATTGATTAACCCAGCGCACCCTAATATTGAATTAATGGGCGTTTACAGCGAAGAACTAGTTCGTCCTATCGCAGAAACCATGCTACAAATGGGTATGAAGCGCGCAGCAGTGGTGCACGGTAGTGGTTTGGATGAAGTTGCTATTCATGGACCAACCACAGTGGCAGAGATCAAAGACGGTCAAATTGTCGAGTACACACTGAGCCCAGACGACTTCGGCTTAGAGACACACCCACTAGCAGCGATCAAAGGTGGCGATCCTGAAGAGAACAAAGCAATCATCACTAACATTCTCACAGGAAAAGGAACCGATGCTCAGCTAGGTGCTGTCGCTGCGAACGTTGCATTGCTCATGCGTCTGTTCGGTCACGAAGATTTAAAAGCCAACACGCAACAAGCGATTGAGGCAATGAATTCAGGCAAGGCTTACCAGTTAGTTCAGCAGCTTGCCGCACACGCTTAA
- a CDS encoding aminodeoxychorismate/anthranilate synthase component II: MANIVFIDNFDSFTYNLVDQFRSLGHSVTIYRNNIAAEAIEHAVNDLENPVVLLSPGPGAPSEAGSMPDLIQRMKGKVPMIGICLGHQAIVEAYGGTVAGAGEIIHGKVSMMEHENHATYANLPSPLAIARYHSLVATSVPEALTITAEVDGLTMSVVHEQDKVCGFQFHPESIMTTYGATLLANAIEWALEKNNA; this comes from the coding sequence ATGGCTAATATTGTATTTATCGATAATTTTGACTCTTTTACTTACAACCTGGTGGATCAATTCCGATCACTTGGTCATTCCGTCACCATTTACCGCAATAACATTGCCGCCGAAGCCATAGAACATGCCGTAAATGATCTGGAGAACCCGGTTGTTCTTCTTTCGCCTGGTCCGGGTGCCCCTTCTGAAGCGGGATCAATGCCAGACTTAATTCAGCGTATGAAAGGCAAAGTACCAATGATCGGCATTTGTCTTGGCCATCAAGCCATCGTTGAAGCCTATGGCGGTACCGTTGCTGGTGCGGGTGAAATCATTCACGGTAAAGTGTCAATGATGGAGCACGAAAATCACGCCACTTACGCCAATTTACCATCACCACTGGCTATTGCTCGTTATCATTCACTGGTCGCGACCTCTGTTCCAGAAGCGCTAACCATTACGGCTGAAGTCGACGGTTTAACCATGTCAGTGGTCCACGAGCAAGACAAAGTTTGCGGATTCCAGTTCCACCCGGAATCAATTATGACCACGTATGGAGCTACCCTGCTAGCTAATGCTATCGAATGGGCACTTGAGAAAAACAACGCATAA
- a CDS encoding anthranilate synthase component 1: MNKAIEIKNLGQLEVLSASVPYTQDPTRLFHTLCENKTDSLLLESAEIDSKQDLKSLLIVDSAVRIVCYDHSVTMQALTDNGKNLLEHLYKNVRDDVTSQFDGEALTLEFAQPCDTLDEDSRLREASSFDALRLIQHSFDLTNQDKHAIFLGGLFAYDLVASFEPLGHADATNQCPDYVFYVAETLLVVDHQTESCHLQATLFVDDSQQATLETRIAEISAQCGAPKHLPDAAKLTDVEAQPSISDEDFCQIVSDLKEYVVKGDIFQVVPSRRFTLPCPSPLAAYKELKKSNPSPYMFYMQDELFTLFGASPESALKYETDTNQVEIYPIAGTRRRGKRPNGEIDFDLDSRIELELRTDMKENAEHMMLVDLARNDVARISQAGTRYVADLLKVDRYSHVMHLVSRVVGQLREDLDALHAYQASMNMGTLTGAPKIRAMQLIRDVEGVRRGSYGGAVGYLTGEGTLDTCIVIRSAYVENGIAQVQAGAGVVFDSDPQAEADETRGKAQAVISAIQAAHSQPTKKEE; this comes from the coding sequence GTGAACAAGGCCATTGAAATAAAGAATCTTGGACAACTGGAAGTGTTATCCGCTTCTGTTCCATACACTCAAGACCCGACCCGCTTGTTCCACACTCTATGTGAAAATAAGACGGATAGCTTACTTCTGGAATCTGCGGAAATTGATTCAAAGCAGGATCTAAAGTCACTGTTGATCGTCGACTCTGCGGTTCGAATCGTTTGTTATGACCATTCGGTGACCATGCAAGCACTAACGGACAACGGTAAAAACTTACTTGAACACCTTTATAAGAACGTACGTGATGATGTCACTTCTCAATTTGATGGTGAAGCTCTCACACTAGAATTTGCCCAACCGTGCGACACATTGGATGAAGATTCTCGTTTACGTGAAGCATCCTCGTTCGACGCGCTACGTTTGATTCAACACAGCTTTGACCTTACTAATCAAGACAAACATGCAATTTTCCTCGGTGGCCTATTTGCTTACGACTTAGTGGCAAGTTTCGAGCCTTTAGGCCATGCAGATGCAACTAATCAATGTCCTGATTACGTCTTTTACGTAGCCGAGACCCTGCTTGTGGTTGACCATCAGACTGAATCTTGCCACCTGCAAGCCACGCTTTTTGTCGATGATTCACAACAAGCAACGTTAGAGACTCGCATCGCAGAAATCAGCGCACAGTGCGGTGCACCTAAGCATCTACCTGATGCGGCTAAATTGACAGATGTCGAAGCTCAACCAAGCATCTCAGATGAAGACTTCTGCCAAATTGTGAGTGATTTGAAAGAGTACGTAGTTAAAGGGGATATTTTCCAGGTTGTCCCTTCACGCCGTTTTACGCTTCCGTGCCCTTCTCCACTAGCCGCGTATAAAGAGCTGAAGAAGAGCAACCCAAGCCCATACATGTTCTACATGCAAGACGAGCTATTCACTCTGTTTGGTGCCTCTCCAGAAAGCGCATTGAAATACGAAACCGACACAAACCAGGTTGAGATATACCCAATCGCGGGGACTCGCCGCCGTGGCAAACGCCCGAACGGAGAAATCGATTTTGATCTCGACAGCCGCATCGAACTTGAACTGCGCACCGACATGAAAGAAAACGCAGAACACATGATGCTAGTTGACCTGGCACGTAACGACGTCGCACGTATCTCTCAGGCTGGCACCCGCTATGTCGCCGATCTACTTAAAGTAGACCGTTACAGCCACGTGATGCATTTAGTTTCACGCGTCGTCGGTCAATTACGCGAAGATTTAGACGCCCTGCATGCTTATCAGGCAAGCATGAATATGGGCACACTGACAGGCGCGCCAAAAATTCGTGCTATGCAGTTAATTCGTGACGTGGAAGGTGTTCGCCGCGGAAGCTATGGCGGTGCAGTTGGCTACCTAACCGGAGAAGGCACGCTAGATACTTGTATCGTGATTCGCTCCGCGTATGTTGAAAATGGTATCGCCCAAGTACAAGCAGGTGCTGGTGTGGTGTTTGATTCAGACCCGCAAGCAGAGGCGGATGAAACCCGCGGTAAGGCACAAGCCGTTATTTCTGCTATTCAAGCAGCCCATTCTCAACCTACAAAGAAGGAGGAGTAG
- a CDS encoding Trp operon leader peptide gives MLQELNQNQKAKVAVCLNKTNSTDIAWWRTWTSSWWANVYF, from the coding sequence ATGTTACAAGAATTGAACCAAAACCAAAAAGCGAAAGTTGCAGTTTGTCTGAATAAGACAAACTCGACAGATATTGCTTGGTGGCGCACTTGGACAAGTTCTTGGTGGGCGAACGTGTACTTCTAG
- a CDS encoding PHP domain-containing protein has protein sequence MRIDLHSHTTASDGRLEPKDLVDRALSFDIEVLAITDHDTVDGLAPAKQYVEENQLPIKIINGIEISTVWQNKDIHIVGLNVDPENPALKTLIEQQKQHRITRSELIASRLQKATREGVLEEVQHIAGDAPITRAHFAKWLVDNGFAKNMQMVFKKYLTRNNPGYVPPNWCSMKDAIEAIHAAGGHAVLAHPGRYQLTAKWIKRLLAAFAEANGDAMEVAQPQQAQQERRNLADYAIQYKLLASQGSDFHYPSPWMELGRNLWLPSGVEPVWKDWGIDPSLDNNEVHAP, from the coding sequence ATGAGAATTGATTTACATAGCCACACCACAGCCTCTGATGGCCGACTGGAACCGAAAGATTTAGTGGATAGGGCACTGAGTTTTGATATCGAAGTTTTGGCGATTACAGATCATGATACCGTTGACGGCTTAGCACCTGCAAAACAGTATGTAGAAGAGAATCAACTGCCAATAAAAATCATTAATGGCATAGAAATATCAACCGTTTGGCAAAATAAAGATATCCATATCGTGGGTTTGAATGTTGACCCCGAAAATCCGGCTTTGAAGACGCTTATCGAACAACAAAAGCAGCATCGTATTACGCGTTCTGAGTTGATTGCGTCTCGTCTTCAGAAGGCCACCCGTGAGGGCGTACTGGAAGAAGTACAGCATATAGCGGGTGACGCGCCAATTACACGAGCGCACTTCGCCAAGTGGCTGGTAGATAATGGCTTCGCTAAGAACATGCAGATGGTATTTAAAAAGTACCTAACGCGTAATAACCCTGGTTATGTGCCACCAAACTGGTGTTCGATGAAAGATGCGATAGAGGCTATTCACGCCGCTGGTGGTCACGCGGTGTTGGCTCATCCGGGGCGATATCAGTTGACAGCGAAGTGGATTAAGCGTCTTCTTGCGGCATTCGCTGAAGCAAATGGTGACGCGATGGAAGTTGCTCAGCCACAGCAAGCACAACAAGAAAGGCGCAACCTGGCGGATTATGCTATACAATACAAACTATTAGCGTCCCAAGGTAGTGACTTTCACTATCCATCTCCTTGGATGGAATTAGGTAGAAACCTCTGGTTGCCATCAGGCGTAGAACCAGTTTGGAAAGATTGGGGCATTGACCCTTCGTTGGATAACAACGAAGTCCACGCTCCATAA
- a CDS encoding L-threonylcarbamoyladenylate synthase: MSQFFYVHPENPQARLINQAVAIIRNGGVVVYPTDSGYALGCQLENKQALERICQIRRLDDKHNFTLLCRDLSEISLYARVDNGAFRLLKNNTPGPYTFIFKGTKEVPRRLMNAKRKTIGIRVPDNQIALDLLEALGEPLMSTSLILPNSSVTESDPEDIRDKLEHAVDVILNGGYLGEQPTTVIDFSEGEPVVVRLGAGDPAPFE; this comes from the coding sequence ATGAGCCAGTTTTTTTACGTTCATCCAGAAAACCCACAGGCTCGCTTGATTAATCAAGCAGTAGCAATCATTCGCAACGGCGGCGTCGTAGTTTACCCGACCGATTCGGGTTACGCACTTGGCTGTCAACTGGAAAACAAACAGGCGTTAGAACGTATCTGTCAAATTCGTCGCTTGGACGATAAGCACAACTTCACGTTGTTATGTAGAGATTTATCGGAGATTTCGCTGTACGCACGCGTAGACAACGGCGCATTTCGATTATTGAAAAACAACACTCCGGGGCCTTACACATTCATCTTCAAAGGTACAAAAGAAGTGCCTCGTCGTTTAATGAATGCAAAGCGTAAAACCATCGGTATCCGTGTGCCTGATAACCAGATCGCGCTTGATCTGTTGGAAGCATTGGGTGAGCCATTGATGTCTACGTCGTTGATCCTGCCTAACAGTAGTGTCACTGAATCAGATCCAGAAGATATCCGTGATAAGTTGGAGCATGCGGTGGATGTGATACTCAACGGTGGCTACCTAGGCGAACAACCGACGACGGTTATCGATTTTAGCGAAGGGGAACCTGTCGTGGTTCGTTTAGGAGCTGGTGACCCGGCTCCATTTGAATAA
- a CDS encoding calcium-binding protein, protein MSKIAFTLNWIFGTCDDDNIKGTNSSDTSDIFFGSGGKDNFVGFDGNDYIFGGWSEDTLFGGRGNDFVSGGFGNDYVSGGLGNDSLFGGFGDDIIFDYSGNNFISGGWGNDTIVIGDGESVLSGGVGKDSFVFTNRMAIGVPDQPVSSNDIDVQAEVLDFNIFHDKLVFDFGRDTNDDGIRDMFLDSADDLTLSYNECGWAVFSSDEYNVEVTLNGITSNYIDYAEHKGIDLFEFA, encoded by the coding sequence ATGTCAAAGATAGCGTTTACCCTCAATTGGATATTTGGTACCTGCGACGATGACAATATCAAGGGAACAAATAGCTCGGATACGAGCGATATCTTCTTCGGTTCTGGCGGTAAAGATAATTTTGTCGGCTTCGACGGTAACGATTATATTTTCGGCGGCTGGAGTGAAGACACCTTGTTCGGTGGTCGTGGGAATGATTTTGTCTCTGGCGGCTTCGGTAATGACTACGTGTCGGGTGGTCTAGGAAATGACTCACTGTTTGGCGGATTCGGAGACGACATCATTTTCGATTATTCAGGGAATAACTTCATCAGCGGCGGTTGGGGAAATGACACCATTGTCATCGGTGATGGCGAGTCCGTTTTAAGTGGGGGGGTTGGCAAAGATTCCTTTGTTTTTACCAACCGTATGGCGATTGGTGTTCCCGATCAACCCGTTTCTTCCAATGATATCGATGTGCAAGCAGAAGTCCTGGATTTCAATATATTCCACGATAAATTAGTGTTTGATTTCGGACGCGATACCAATGATGACGGCATTCGCGATATGTTCCTCGATTCCGCAGATGATCTGACGCTTTCATACAACGAATGTGGCTGGGCGGTATTCTCCAGTGATGAATACAATGTTGAAGTGACGTTAAACGGAATCACATCAAATTATATTGACTATGCGGAGCACAAAGGCATCGACCTTTTTGAATTTGCGTAA
- the rluB gene encoding 23S rRNA pseudouridine(2605) synthase RluB translates to MSEKLQKVLARAGHGSRREIESLIKSGRVSVNGNVAKLGERLEDESSVVRIDGHIVSAKIQEEVVCRVLAYYKPEGELCTRHDPEGRRTVFDRLPKIRGSRWISVGRLDANTSGLLLFTTDGELANRLMHPSRQVEREYLVRVFGEVTEQKVRNLVKGVELEDGMARFEDIVYAGGEGMNHTFYVVINEGRNREVRRLWESQDCTVSRLKRVRYGDIFLDKKLPRGGWMELDLKEVNYLRELVELRPEKETMLDLNKDNTSRKRERARSQKIRRAVKRHEERVNTPKGRSNNPARRKTKKSAGEQGVRNKRR, encoded by the coding sequence ATGAGCGAAAAGTTACAAAAAGTATTAGCACGTGCTGGTCACGGTTCTCGTCGTGAGATTGAATCGTTAATTAAATCTGGCCGCGTAAGCGTGAACGGTAATGTTGCTAAACTTGGTGAAAGACTTGAAGATGAAAGCAGTGTCGTTCGTATCGATGGTCACATTGTGTCTGCGAAGATACAAGAGGAAGTGGTCTGTCGTGTGCTGGCATACTATAAGCCTGAAGGTGAACTGTGTACTCGTCATGATCCAGAAGGTCGCCGTACTGTTTTTGATCGCCTGCCAAAAATTCGTGGCTCGCGTTGGATTTCAGTAGGTCGTCTGGATGCAAACACTTCAGGTCTACTGCTTTTCACTACGGATGGTGAATTGGCAAACCGCCTAATGCACCCAAGTCGCCAGGTTGAGCGTGAATATCTAGTACGTGTGTTCGGTGAAGTAACTGAACAAAAAGTTCGTAATCTAGTAAAAGGCGTTGAGCTAGAAGATGGCATGGCACGCTTCGAAGATATTGTTTATGCTGGTGGTGAAGGTATGAACCACACTTTCTATGTTGTAATCAACGAAGGTCGTAACCGAGAAGTCCGTCGTCTATGGGAATCTCAAGATTGTACGGTAAGTCGCCTGAAGCGTGTTCGTTACGGTGATATCTTCCTAGACAAAAAGCTGCCGCGCGGTGGCTGGATGGAACTGGATCTGAAAGAAGTAAACTACCTGCGTGAGCTAGTAGAACTTCGTCCAGAAAAAGAAACCATGCTTGATCTGAACAAAGACAATACCTCTCGTAAGCGTGAGCGCGCACGTAGCCAAAAAATTCGTCGTGCAGTTAAGCGTCACGAAGAGCGTGTCAATACGCCGAAAGGCCGCAGCAATAATCCTGCTCGTCGTAAGACAAAGAAAAGTGCTGGTGAGCAAGGCGTTCGCAACAAACGTCGTTAA
- a CDS encoding HI1450 family dsDNA-mimic protein, whose product MSDLISYDDVIDAAYDIFLEMAPDNLEPADVILFTAQFEDRGASELVETGEDWVEHVGFEIDKEVYAEVRIGLVNEENDVLDDVFARMLISRDPDHKFCHMLWKRD is encoded by the coding sequence ATGTCTGATTTGATTTCTTACGACGACGTTATCGACGCAGCGTACGACATTTTTCTTGAAATGGCTCCGGATAATCTCGAGCCAGCTGATGTCATTCTGTTTACTGCGCAATTTGAAGATCGTGGTGCCTCAGAACTTGTCGAAACCGGTGAAGACTGGGTTGAACATGTAGGCTTCGAGATCGATAAAGAAGTGTATGCAGAAGTGCGTATCGGCCTAGTTAATGAGGAAAATGACGTACTGGATGACGTATTCGCTCGTATGCTAATCAGCCGAGACCCAGACCATAAGTTCTGTCATATGCTTTGGAAGCGCGATTAA
- the yeiP gene encoding elongation factor P-like protein YeiP, with translation MPKASEIKKGFAIESNGKTLLVKDIEVTTPGGRGGAKIYKMRCTDLTTGARVDERYKSDDVVETVDMNKRAVVYSYADGDEHIFMDNEDYSQYTFKENDVADEMLFINEDTQGIHVILVDGAAVGLELPSSVELVIEETDPSIKGASASARTKPARFASGLTVQVPEYIATGDRVVINTAERKYMSRA, from the coding sequence ATGCCAAAGGCAAGTGAAATCAAGAAAGGCTTCGCAATCGAGTCTAATGGTAAAACTCTTCTAGTTAAAGACATCGAAGTAACAACTCCAGGTGGTCGTGGCGGCGCAAAAATCTACAAGATGCGCTGTACTGACCTGACAACAGGTGCACGCGTAGACGAGCGTTACAAGTCTGATGACGTTGTAGAAACAGTAGATATGAACAAGCGTGCCGTTGTGTACTCATACGCAGACGGTGATGAGCACATTTTCATGGATAACGAAGATTACTCACAATACACGTTTAAAGAGAATGATGTTGCCGATGAGATGTTGTTCATTAACGAAGACACGCAAGGTATTCACGTTATCTTGGTAGACGGCGCTGCTGTTGGCCTTGAACTGCCATCTTCTGTTGAGCTAGTGATTGAAGAAACTGACCCATCAATCAAAGGCGCGTCAGCGTCTGCACGTACTAAACCAGCTCGCTTTGCTTCTGGCCTGACTGTTCAAGTTCCAGAGTACATTGCGACGGGTGACCGAGTAGTGATTAACACTGCAGAACGTAAATACATGAGCCGAGCATAA